Proteins from a single region of Blastopirellula marina:
- a CDS encoding HupE/UreJ family protein — protein MHPRLALFLFILPLLLRPAFAHQIDEYLQATIVTVESNRIGLQIRLTPGVEVAPKLLGDIDVDHDGTISSQEQHAYAEQVRRDLSLMVDGSPKALRLLEVSFPDAQELTSGMHDIGLTFFANFSAGSGTRRMNLENRHRTEMAVYLVNCLKPSDSSIHIIAQKRNYSQSSYQLDFDSDSVNQTQPVTSSGLTQWLSRTGGLSVGVTYFAHGIHHILTGYDHLLFVSLLALAATTLWDLVKVVTAFTFAHSITLTLATLKLVSLPGWIVEPVIAASIVFVALQNVFWPESARGIGRLVAAFSFGLFHGLGFAGGLLDLMHTMPSGTIVFAILGFSLGVEAGHLTVLVPLYGLLLAIRFRRDALQREQLAIKMQRLGSAGVLLIGVYYLCDSLTSSS, from the coding sequence ATGCATCCTAGGCTCGCCCTGTTCTTATTTATATTGCCATTGTTGTTGAGGCCTGCCTTCGCCCATCAAATCGATGAGTATTTGCAGGCCACAATCGTGACGGTAGAGAGCAACCGCATCGGGCTACAGATACGCTTGACTCCTGGCGTCGAGGTGGCCCCGAAACTTCTCGGAGACATCGATGTCGATCACGACGGGACGATTTCGAGTCAGGAACAACATGCGTACGCCGAGCAGGTGCGGCGTGATCTGTCACTGATGGTTGACGGCAGCCCCAAAGCCCTTCGCTTACTCGAAGTGTCCTTTCCTGATGCCCAGGAGCTAACGTCGGGAATGCACGACATCGGGCTTACGTTCTTCGCCAACTTCTCCGCTGGGAGTGGAACGCGTCGGATGAATCTCGAAAATCGCCACCGAACCGAGATGGCCGTTTACCTAGTAAACTGCTTGAAACCGAGCGATTCCAGCATCCACATCATCGCTCAGAAGAGGAACTACAGCCAGTCTTCTTATCAATTGGATTTCGATTCCGACAGCGTAAACCAGACCCAACCAGTCACTTCGTCGGGACTAACACAATGGCTAAGTCGCACTGGCGGCCTATCGGTAGGCGTGACCTATTTCGCCCACGGCATTCATCATATTCTTACCGGCTACGACCATTTGTTGTTCGTCAGTCTTCTTGCCCTGGCAGCAACCACCCTTTGGGATCTCGTCAAGGTGGTCACGGCCTTCACGTTCGCGCACTCGATAACCTTGACGCTCGCGACACTGAAACTTGTCTCGTTGCCGGGATGGATAGTCGAGCCGGTTATTGCGGCAAGCATTGTTTTTGTGGCCTTGCAAAACGTTTTCTGGCCGGAATCCGCTCGGGGTATTGGTCGCCTCGTTGCAGCATTTTCCTTCGGTCTATTTCACGGGCTAGGTTTTGCTGGCGGTCTATTGGATCTGATGCACACGATGCCAAGTGGTACAATCGTGTTTGCGATCCTCGGTTTTAGCTTAGGCGTCGAAGCGGGGCATCTGACGGTGTTGGTACCGCTGTATGGTCTGCTGTTAGCTATACGGTTTCGACGTGATGCCCTTCAACGCGAGCAGTTGGCAATTAAAATGCAGCGATTGGGATCGGCTGGAGTTCTATTGATCGGGGTCTATTATTTGTGCGATTCACTGACAAGCTCTTCCTGA
- a CDS encoding DUF3500 domain-containing protein, which yields MNTSKLILLVSAPTLTLATIFAYSSGTGQEVAAQTVTESQTQAVVDAATAFLESLTGDQRKKTQFEFKPQPSSTAARFARKGGSGGGMRGFIGEKYGEAVWSNFPVDDVPRPGLQLGSLTTKQRAAATKLLETVLSPKGYQKVVDIMGSDQVLHEKGTNYASGNDVYTLAVFGAPSSTDPWMLQFGGHHLALNIVIVGVHGTMTPSLTGTQPAVYKTKDNRRVRVLAEENDKAFELLNSLNEQQRKQAILEYRVGNLILGPGYQGEKIVPEGLNASAMDENQRKKLLDLISEWAGIINDAYANPRLEEIKAGLDETYFAWSGPITCEEGQNGSAYYRIQGPKVIIEYAPQGGGPGGPGMSGPTMHVHTIYRDPTNEYGTLYTLK from the coding sequence ATGAACACTTCTAAACTTATACTGCTCGTTTCGGCACCGACCTTGACCCTAGCGACAATCTTCGCGTATTCGAGCGGCACGGGACAGGAAGTCGCCGCGCAAACCGTGACAGAGTCTCAAACTCAAGCAGTCGTTGATGCAGCAACAGCCTTTCTGGAGTCCCTCACTGGTGACCAACGTAAGAAAACACAGTTTGAATTCAAACCGCAACCATCATCAACGGCTGCTCGCTTCGCCCGGAAAGGCGGTTCTGGCGGTGGTATGAGAGGCTTCATTGGTGAAAAGTACGGCGAAGCCGTCTGGTCGAATTTCCCGGTAGACGACGTGCCTCGCCCAGGTCTGCAGTTAGGAAGTCTAACGACCAAACAACGTGCGGCCGCGACTAAATTACTCGAAACAGTATTGAGTCCCAAGGGCTATCAAAAAGTTGTCGATATTATGGGATCCGATCAGGTGCTCCATGAGAAAGGCACCAACTACGCGTCGGGTAACGACGTCTACACATTGGCCGTCTTTGGTGCGCCTAGCTCTACCGATCCGTGGATGCTCCAATTCGGTGGTCACCACCTCGCGCTTAATATTGTCATCGTGGGAGTGCATGGCACGATGACGCCTAGTCTGACGGGAACCCAGCCGGCGGTCTACAAAACGAAAGATAATAGGAGAGTTCGTGTTCTCGCTGAGGAGAACGATAAGGCGTTTGAACTGTTAAACTCTTTAAATGAACAGCAGCGCAAGCAGGCCATCTTGGAGTATCGCGTTGGCAATCTAATTCTTGGTCCTGGCTATCAAGGGGAAAAGATTGTCCCCGAAGGTTTGAACGCCTCTGCAATGGACGAAAACCAACGGAAGAAGCTGCTGGATCTTATTTCGGAGTGGGCCGGAATTATCAACGATGCCTACGCGAATCCCCGCCTGGAGGAGATTAAGGCAGGCCTTGATGAAACTTACTTCGCCTGGAGCGGTCCAATCACATGTGAGGAAGGACAGAACGGTTCGGCGTATTATCGCATTCAGGGGCCGAAAGTGATTATCGAATATGCACCGCAAGGCGGAGGGCCGGGAGGGCCTGGAATGAGTGGACCAACTATGCATGTCCATACGATCTACCGTGATCCGACGAACGAATATGGAACACTCTATACACTCAAATAG
- a CDS encoding DUF3500 domain-containing protein: MIKIDMAWKMAALLFVYSWNSVAFGQADASNQVTTAEIATSAQAFLNTLDEAKRSKVIYKFSDDEQRKRWSNFPVGAFPRGGISMGELSQEQRSTAMEVLKAVLSEGGYQKVLQIVEADEVLKNNQGGGRGGPGGRGGRGGGPGFGRDNYFISFLGKPSATEPWMMQFGGHHLAINITFVGENGTLAPSHTAAQPAVYQIEGKTIKPLGKEVEKAEALMASLNAEQRTKAVLGYQVRNLVLGPGRDGQMIEPEGLKADQLSEKQRAMLIDLATEWTGIANELVAAAKLEEMKKGISETWFAWSGSTEKGSPAYFRIHGPTVFIEFAPQGQGESALNHIHTIYRDPTNEYGAKWWRK, encoded by the coding sequence ATGATCAAGATCGACATGGCATGGAAGATGGCCGCGTTGTTATTTGTCTACTCATGGAATAGCGTCGCATTCGGACAGGCCGATGCCTCCAATCAAGTAACGACCGCAGAAATTGCGACCAGTGCCCAGGCTTTTCTCAATACGCTCGACGAAGCAAAACGAAGCAAAGTCATCTACAAGTTTAGCGACGACGAACAACGCAAACGTTGGTCGAATTTCCCAGTGGGTGCGTTTCCACGCGGTGGGATAAGCATGGGAGAACTTAGCCAAGAGCAACGCTCTACTGCGATGGAAGTACTCAAGGCAGTTCTCAGCGAGGGAGGATACCAGAAGGTTTTACAGATCGTTGAGGCGGACGAGGTTCTGAAGAACAATCAAGGGGGAGGACGCGGTGGTCCCGGGGGCCGAGGTGGAAGGGGGGGCGGACCGGGATTCGGCCGCGATAATTATTTCATTTCCTTTCTCGGCAAACCTTCAGCCACCGAACCATGGATGATGCAATTTGGCGGTCATCATTTGGCTATCAACATTACCTTTGTCGGCGAGAACGGCACGCTCGCCCCTAGCCATACTGCCGCGCAGCCAGCCGTTTATCAAATCGAAGGGAAGACGATTAAGCCGCTGGGAAAAGAAGTCGAGAAAGCCGAAGCATTGATGGCGTCCCTCAATGCAGAGCAGCGAACAAAGGCCGTTCTTGGCTATCAAGTTCGCAATCTAGTACTCGGCCCTGGCCGCGATGGTCAGATGATCGAGCCAGAAGGATTGAAGGCTGATCAATTGAGCGAAAAACAGCGCGCGATGCTGATTGACTTGGCCACCGAGTGGACAGGCATAGCTAACGAGTTGGTTGCAGCGGCCAAGTTGGAAGAGATGAAAAAGGGAATCAGTGAGACTTGGTTCGCCTGGAGCGGTTCGACCGAAAAAGGGAGCCCGGCTTATTTCCGCATCCATGGTCCAACCGTCTTCATCGAGTTCGCCCCGCAAGGCCAAGGGGAATCGGCTCTAAACCATATTCATACGATCTATCGCGATCCGACGAATGAATACGGAGCGAAGTGGTGGCGAAAATGA